Proteins co-encoded in one Arthrobacter globiformis genomic window:
- a CDS encoding dihydrofolate reductase family protein yields MRNLTFGMNVSVDGYIAAPGDDLGWSVPSDELFQWWSERVGATGLALYGRKLWETMSAHWPTADQQPGASPAQIEFARRWRDMPKMVFSSTTSTVDWNTRLFTGDAVTEITRLKADDGGSMDIGGATLAAAAMRAGLIDEYAIVTHPVLVGGGTPFFTALDNWVNLSLVETRTFPDGVVLTRYETRR; encoded by the coding sequence ATGCGCAACCTGACCTTCGGCATGAACGTGAGCGTGGACGGCTACATCGCCGCGCCAGGCGACGACCTCGGCTGGAGTGTACCGAGCGACGAGCTGTTCCAATGGTGGTCCGAACGGGTAGGGGCGACGGGCCTGGCGCTGTACGGGCGCAAACTGTGGGAGACGATGAGCGCCCACTGGCCGACCGCCGACCAGCAGCCTGGCGCCTCACCGGCGCAGATCGAGTTCGCCCGCCGCTGGCGGGACATGCCGAAAATGGTGTTCTCCTCGACGACCAGCACGGTCGACTGGAACACCCGCCTGTTCACCGGCGACGCGGTCACCGAGATCACCCGGCTCAAGGCCGACGACGGCGGCTCCATGGACATCGGCGGTGCCACACTCGCCGCGGCGGCCATGCGGGCCGGGCTGATCGACGAGTACGCGATCGTCACCCATCCGGTCCTGGTGGGCGGCGGCACGCCGTTCTTCACAGCCCTGGACAACTGGGTGAACCTGAGCCTGGTGGAGACCCGGACGTTTCCCGACGGTGTGGTCCTGACCAGGTACGAGACCAGGCGCTGA